A stretch of Gadus chalcogrammus isolate NIFS_2021 chromosome 9, NIFS_Gcha_1.0, whole genome shotgun sequence DNA encodes these proteins:
- the si:dkey-246g23.2 gene encoding solute carrier family 66 member 2: MEVEADLHGSQPMESSVGVLSVVASCVMVFGGALPYLPQYQEILRSNDTTGFSTRVCLVLLLANILRIFFWVGKQFELPLLLQSVVMISTMFCMLRLCCHVHNSNRVSTKQHRLSELDPRYFWQWTMFEDYLLFCLLFSVGCCLLTLLLLDSPLFIEALGGLALLLEALLGLPQLLQNLQQRSTRGMSVKMVVMWTLGDVFKTSYFLLNESPVQFWVCGSVQIVMDALILLQVFLYAPDAHSKFG, encoded by the exons ATGGAGGTGGAGGCCGATCTCCATGGCAGCCAGCCGATGGAGTCGTCTGTGGGGGTGCTGTCGGTGGTGGCGTCGTGTGTGATGGTGTTCGGGGGGGCCCTGCCCTACCTGCCCCAGTACCAGGAGATCCTGAGGAGCAACGACACCACCGGCTTCTCCACCCGCGTCTGCCTGGTGCTGCTGCTCGCCAACATCCTGCGCATCTTCTTCTG gGTGGGGAAGCAGTTCGAGCTgcccctgctcctccagagTGTGGTCATGATCTCCACCATGTTCTGCATGTTGCGTCTCTGCTGCCACGTCCACAACTCCAACCGCGTCAGCACCAAGCAGCACCGCCTCTCAG AACTGGACCCGCGGTACTTCTGGCAGTGGACCATGTTCGAGGACTACCTGCTGTTCTGCCTGCTGTTCAGCGTGGGCTGCTGCCTGCtgacgctgctgctgctcgacTCGCCGCTGTTCATCGAGGCTCTGGGCGGCCTCgccctgctgctggaggccctgcTGGGCCTGCCGCAGCTGCTGCAGAACCTCCAGCAGCGCTCCACCCGCGGCATGAG TGTGAAGATGGTGGTGATGTGGACTCTGGGCGATGTCTTCAAGACGTCCTACTTCCTGCTGAACGAGAGTCCGGTCCAGTTCTGGGTGTGCGGGTCGGTCCAGATCGTGATGGACGCCCTCATCCTGCTGCAGGTCTTCCTCTACGCTCCGGACGCACACTCCAAGTTTGGCTGA